One region of Lytechinus pictus isolate F3 Inbred chromosome 8, Lp3.0, whole genome shotgun sequence genomic DNA includes:
- the LOC135155231 gene encoding probable RING finger protein 207 homolog, with protein MVGDVKLRPSILLVGNGTCQSLINRTNVTDGDVANLKTNIPVKSLVDDVRNSKQLCDVCEEQSRATQFCCECGKNMCNACLQDHNNWKPHLKHEVVSVEDIREGRVVLKKKVYCQEEVHQSEEYECSDVCTTCKKLICMRCRMLYHEKTGHDVQDLREYNSSFTESSELLQGQGKTKATTVKNHMKCIDNQIKRVDDHIDAENAKLDKICEEAIKKIKERNATLKKQLEDQREKLCKSLNDMNIDDKRLVKSIESASELLSNTLKAPLEGDVVAIRDSLSGELKNVLDRDDPKVKVAIDVGDHAEELTFTPSCDPDTLSMGELRFVKCKPKCNVLLSEKGHMNGIAATNNGMMAAGYSTGGIDILSADGQLQKTVIKDAKLLDVGLLSDGRYVVLDTCNKISLYTSDDEKQDVTFDTIGYSKGGFGGLTVDSNDVIYVSYRKAKKIHVFSPSGGKAMRVIPCDGYEPKQITSYGDSLIVKQDDSQIARINKEGVIMYPILRKPLEIRLFAAVSKDNTILIASVRYEEGLLSIDEYTGELKQIKTLIYDYKIEKPNRHWYYLRQFQSREIAFCTPGRLYVFKLVTSEVTS; from the exons ATGGTGGGTGATGTCAAGTTAAGACCATCCATTTTGCTGGTCGGTAATGGTACATGCCAATCACTTAT AAACAGAACAAATGTCACAGATGGTGATGTTGCAAATCTTAAAACTAATATACCTGTTAAGTCACTTGTTGATGACGTCAGGAATAGTAAACAGCTCTGTGACGTGTGTGAAGAGCAATCAAGAGCCACACAATTCTGTTGCGAATGTGGTAAGAATATGTGTAACGCATGTCTGCAAGATCATAACAACTGGAAACCACATCTTAAACATGAAGTAGTGAGCGTTGAAGACATCAGAGAGGGTAGGGTAGTATTAAAGAAAAAGGTTTACTGTCAAGAAGAAGTACACCAATCAGAAGAGTACGAATGCTCTGATGTATGCACGACATGTAAGAAGCTTATTTGTATGAGATGTCGCATGCTCTACCACGAGAAAACAGGCCACGATGTGCAAGACTTAAGAGAGTACAATTCGTCTTTCACAGAGAGTTCTGAATTACTTCAGGGTCAAGGAAAGACAAAAGCTACAACAGTCAAGAATCATATGAAGTGTATTGATAATCAAATTAAACGTGTCGATGATCACATTGATGCGGAAAATGCGAAGCTTGACAAGATTTGTGAAGAAgctatcaagaaaataaaagagaggaATGCTACCTTGAAAAAGCAACTAGAAGATCAGAGAGAAAAATTATGCAAGAGTTTAAATGATATGAACATTGATGATAAGAGGTTGGTTAAGAGTATTGAGAGTGCGAGTGAATTGCTGAGTAATACTTTGAAAGCCCCACTAGAAGGAGATGTTGTAGCAATACGCGATTCATTGTCTGGTGAATTGAAGAATGTATTAGATAGAGATGATCCAAAGGTAAAGGTTGCTATTGATGTAGGTGATCATGCAGAGGAACTGACGTTTACACCAAGCTGCGATCCTGATACATTATCAATGGGGGAACTGAGGTTTGTGAAATGTAAGCCGAAATGCAATGTACTACTCTCAGAGAAAGGACATATGAATGGCATAGCTGCTACAAATAATGGTATGATGGCTGCTGGTTATAGTACAGGAGGGATCGATATATTATCTGCTGATGGTCAGCTGCAGAAGACGGTCATCAAGGATGCCAAATTACTTGATGTAGGACTCCTCTCTGATGGACGTTATGTTGTACTTGATACATGCAATAAGATATCACTGTACACATCAGATGACGAGAAGCAGGATGTGACATTCGATACTATAGGCTACAGTAAAGGTGGGTTTGGTGGTCTCACTGTAGACAGCAATGATGTGATCTATGTTAGCTACAGGAAAGCTAAGAAGATCCATGTATTCTCACCATCAGGTGGCAAGGCTATGAGGGTGATACCATGCGATGGGTATGAACCAAAGCAAATCACAAGTTATGGTGATTCATTGATCGTTAAGCAGGATGACAGTCAGATAGCACGTATTAATAAAGAGGGTGTTATAATGTATCCAATATTACGTAAACCTCTAGAAATTCGTCTCTTTGCCGCTGTGAGTAAGGACAATACAATCCTGATTGCCTCTGTAAGATACGAGGAAGGTCTACTCAGTATCGATGAGTACACCGGCGAACTGAAACAAATCAAGACTCTTATATATGATTACAAGATTGAGAAACCTAACAGGCATTGGTATTACCTAAGACAGTTTCAATCAAGGGAGATAGCTTTCTGTACACCGGGTAGGCTCTATGTATTCAAGCTAGTTACTAGTGAAGTTACCTCGTAA
- the LOC135155232 gene encoding protein wech-like, giving the protein MVVAVVDEEDDRNTTNVTDGDVANLKTNIPVKSIVDDVRNSKQLCDVCEEQSRATQFCCECGKNMCNACLQDHNNWKPHLKHKVVSVEEIRKGRVVLKKKVYCKEEVHTSDECECSDVCTTCKKLICMRCRMLYHEKKGHDVEDLREYNSSFKKSSELLQGQGKTKATAVKNHMTCIDNQIKRVHDHINAENVKLDKLCEDAIKKIKERNATLKRQLDDQREELCKSLNNMNIDDERLVKSIESASDLLSNTLKAPLEGDVVAIRDSLSGELKNVLDRDDPKVKVAIDVGDHAEELTFTPSCDPDALSLGELRFVNCEPAKCNVLLTKKDSMNGMTASKNGMMAVGYSIGGIDIFSADGQLQKTVIKYVKTSEVGFLSDNRYVVRDTCNKISLYTSDEEKQDASFDTLDDSEGGTGGLTVDSNDLIYVSYRKAKKIQVFSPSGGKAIKEIPCDGYKPMQITSYGDSLIVKQFKNAIIRIDKKGGAMHKLTKPVENSLFADVSKDNTILIAYVRHEDGLLNIDEYTGELKHIRSLISDYKIEKPERQWYYLRQFQSGEIAFCTSDRLYIFNLMTNKVTS; this is encoded by the exons ATGGTGGTGGCAGTggtagatgaagaagatgatag AAACACAACAAATGTCACAGATGGTGATGTTGCAAATCTTAAAACTAATATACCTGTTAAGTCAATTGTTGATGACGTCAGGAATAGTAAACAGCTCTGTGACGTGTGTGAAGAGCAATCAAGAGCCACACAATTCTGTTGCGAATGTGGTAAAAATATGTGTAACGCATGTCTGCAAGATCATAACAACTGGAAACCACATCTCAAGCATAAAGTAGTGAGCGTTGAAGAAATCAGGAAGGGTAGGGTAGTCTTAAAGAAGAAGGTTTACTGTAAAGAAGAAGTGCACACATCAGATGAATGTGAATGCTCTGATGTCTGCACGACATGTAAGAAGCTCATTTGTATGAGATGTCGCATGCTCTACCACGAGAAAAAAGGCCACGATGTGGAAGATTTAAGAGAGTACAATTCGTCTTTCAAAAAGAGCTCTGAATTACTTCAGGGTCAAGGAAAGACAAAAGCTACAGCAGTCAAGAATCATATGACGTGTATTGATAACCAAATCAAACGTGTTCATGATCACAttaatgctgaaaatgtgaAGCTTGACAAGCTTTGTGAAGATgctatcaagaaaataaaagagaggaATGCTACCTTGAAAAGACAACTAGATGATCAGAGAGAAGAATTATGCAAGAGTTTAAATAATATGAACATTGATGATGAGAGGTTGGTTAAGAGTATTGAGAGTGCGAGTGATTTGCTGAGTAATACTTTGAAAGCCCCACTAGAAGGAGATGTTGTAGCAATTCGTGATTCATTGTCTGGTGAATTGAAGAATGTATTAGATAGAGATGATCCAAAGGTAAAGGTTGCTATTGATGTAGGTGATCATGCAGAGGAACTGACGTTTACACCAAGCTGCGATCCTGATGCATTATCATTGGGGGAACTGAGGTTTGTGAATTGCGAGCCCGCGAAATGCAATGTATTACTCACAAAGAAAGATAGTATGAATGGCATGACGGCTTCAAAGAATGGTATGATGGCTGTTGGTTATAGCATTGGAGGGATTGATATATTCTCTGCTGATGGTCAGCTGCAGAAAACAGTCATCAAATATGTCAAAACAAGTGAGGTAGGATTCCTCTCTGATAATCGATATGTTGTACGTGATACATGCAATAAGATATCCCTGTACACATCAGACGAAGAGAAGCAGGATGCATCATTCGATACTCTAGATGATAGTGAAGGTGGGACAGGTGGTCTCACTGTAGACAGCAATGATCTGATCTATGTTAGCTACAGGAAAGCTAAGAAGATCCAGGTATTCTCACCATCAGGTGGGAAGGCTATCAAGGAGATACCATGCGATGGGTATAAACCTATGCAAATCACAAGTTATGGTGATTCATTGATCGTCAAGCAGTTTAAGAATGCAATAATACGTATTGATAAAAAGGGTGGTGCAATGCATAAATTAACGAAACCAGTGGAAAATAGCCTCTTTGCTGATGTGAGTAAAGACAATACAATCCTGATTGCCTATGTAAGACACGAGGACGGCCTGCTCAATATCGATGAGTACACCGGTGAACTTAAACACATCAGGAGTCTTATATCTGATTACAAGATTGAGAAACCGGAAAGGCAATGGTATTACCTTAGACAGTTCCAGTCAGGAGAGATAGCTTTCTGTACTTCGGATAGGCTCTATATATTCAATCTAATGACTAATAAAGTTACCTCGTAA
- the LOC135154879 gene encoding uncharacterized protein LOC135154879, translated as MVIKNMCNACLQDHNNWNPNLKHKVVSVEDIREGNVVLEKKLYCREKIHKTEKYECTDVCTTCKKLICMRCRMLYHTPEKGHCVKDAGEYTASIKNRGETLQSRGKTETKTVKNHMTCIDHQIKRVNCHIDGEKAKNNRICEEAINKITERNATLNKQLDDQKEKIVRSLYNMKIDNQRLVKSIESASDLLSNSLKGRIEGDAAAICDSLSFELNNVLDRDNPKKMVAIDVGDHAEELTFTPSCDPDTLSMGELRFVKCKPKCNAALSKKDAMNGIAATNNGMVAVGYSEGGIYIFSPNCQLQEAVIKDVWIVDVGYLSDGCYAVRDRYNNMSLYTSYKERQDVTFDTLGKSEGGTGGLAVDSNDLIYVSYRKAKKIQVFSPSGGKAMRVIPCDGYEPKQITCYGDSLIVKQDDTQIARINKKGVIMYQLLRKPLEIRLFAAVSKDNTILISSVRFEEGLLNIDEYTGELKHIRSLISDYKIEKPDRHWYYLQQFQSGEIAFCTPNRLYVFNLVTSKVTS; from the coding sequence ATGGTCATAAAGAATATGTGTAACGCATGTCTGCAAGATCATAACAACTGGAACCCTAATCTTAAACACAAAGTAGTGAGTGTTGAGGACATCAGGGAGGGTAACGTAGTCTTAGAGAAGAAGTTATATTGTCGAGAAAAGATACATAAAACTGAGAAGTATGAATGCACTGATGTATGCACGACTTGTAAGAAGCTAATTTGTATGAGATGTCGCATGCTCTACCACACTCCGGAGAAAGGCCATTGTGTTAAAGATGCCGGGGAGTACACCGCCTCCATCAAAAATAGAGGTGAGACCCTACAGTCACGTGGTAAAACTGAAACTAAAACAGTCAAGAATCACATGACTTGTATTGATCATCAAATCAAACGCGTCAACTGTCACATTGATGGGGAAAAGGCAAAAAACAACAGGATTTGCGAAGAAGCTATCAATAAAATAACAGAGAGGAATGCTACCTTGAACAAGCAACTCGATgatcagaaagaaaaaatagttAGGAGtttatataatatgaaaattgatAATCAAAGGTTAGTTAAGAGTATTGAGAGTGCGAGTGATTTGTTGAGTAATAGTTTGAAAGGCCGAATAGAAGGAGATGCTGCAGCAATTTGTGATTCATTGTCTTTTGAATTGAATAATGTATTAGATAGGGATAATCCAAAGAAGATGGTTGCTATTGATGTCGGCGATCATGCAGAGGAACTGACGTTTACACCAAGCTGCGATCCTGATACATTATCAATGGGGGAACTGAGGTTTGTGAAATGTAAGCCGAAATGCAATGCAGCACTCTCAAAGAAGGACGCTATGAATGGCATAGCTGCTACCAATAATGGTATGGTAGCAGTTGGTTATAGCGAAGGGGGAATCTATATCTTCTCTCCTAATTGTCAGCTTCAGGAGGCAGTGATCAAAGACGTATGGATCGTGGACGTAGGATACCTCTCTGATGGTTGTTATGCTGTACGCGATAGATATAATAATATGTCACTGTACACATCATATAAAGAGAGACAGGATGTGACATTCGATACTCTAGGTAAGAGTGAAGGTGGAACAGGTGGTCTCGCCGTTGACAGCAATGATCTGATCTATGTTAGCTACAGGAAAGCTAAGAAGATCCAGGTATTCTCACCATCAGGTGGCAAGGCTATGAGGGTGATACCATGCGATGGGTATGAACCAAAGCAAATCACATGTTATGGTGATTCATTGATCGTTAAGCAGGATGACACTCAGATAGCACGTATTAATAAAAAGGGTGTTATAATGTATCAATTATTACGTAAACCTCTGGAAATACGCCTCTTTGCCGCTGTGAGTAAGGACAATACAATCCTGATTTCCTCTGTAAGATTCGAGGAAGGTCTGCTCAATATCGATGAGTATACCGGTGAGCTCAAACACATTAGGAGTCTTATATCTGATTACAAGATTGAAAAACCTGATAGGCATTGGTATTACCTTCAACAGTTTCAATCAGGAGAGATAGCTTTCTGTACACCTAATAGGCTCTATGTATTCAACCTAGTTACTAGTAAAGTTACCTCGTAA